The following coding sequences lie in one Rutidosis leptorrhynchoides isolate AG116_Rl617_1_P2 chromosome 4, CSIRO_AGI_Rlap_v1, whole genome shotgun sequence genomic window:
- the LOC139843158 gene encoding uncharacterized protein, with the protein MSVGGSSASSMGQKRKNPPPPEARAFQMLVDTATETDDAITGMFLINSSPARVLFDCGENRSFMSVTLCDKLKLPINVLSEPLRIEVGDGRTVPVTTSVSRVTIEIDGNEFPMTCLIMPILSFDVVLGMDWLGHHKASIKCDKKIIHFPLADGTRAVARGDRGGFNYPLILMMKPKKSLAKGCDSFLAYVINVKKEKKSVNDIPIVSEFPEVFPDELPGLPPVREVEYKIELLLGSTPVAKAPYRLAPSEIRDMMSQIQELLDPPVSAALVIQWNDTREREDDISDEHD; encoded by the exons ATGTCAGTCGGAGGATCCTCTGCTTCTTCAATGGGACAGAAGCGAAAGAATCCTCCACCACCTGAAGCAAGAGCCTTTCAAATGTTGGTTGATACAGCTACTGAAACCGACGATGCGATTACCGGTATGTTTCTGATAAATTCTTCGccggctcgtgtgttatttgattgtgGAGAAAATCGCTCTTTTATGTCTGTTACACTATGTGATAAGTTGAAATTGCCTATCAACGTATTATCTGAACCTTTAAGAATAGAAGTGGGTGATGGTAGAACGGTTCCAGTCACAACCTCTGTGTCTAGAGTAACCATTGAAATAGATGGGAATGAATTCCCTATGACTTGTCTTATTATGCCTATACTGAGCTTTGATGTCGTATTAGGTATGGATTGGTTAGGCCACCATAAGGCAAGTATAAAATGTGATAAGAAAATAATTCATTTTCCTTTGGCCGATGGGACACGGGCTGTGGCCCGAGGTGACCGGGGCGGGTTTAATTATCCATtaattttgatgatgaaacctAAGAAATCGTTAGCCAAGGGGTGTGATTCGTTTCTAGCATATGTGATCAACGTAAAGAAAGAGAAGAAATCCGTGAACGATATCCCGATAGTGTCCGAATTCCCAGAAGTCTTCCCAGATGAATTGCCGGGTTTACCGCCAGTTAGGGAAGTAGAATATAAAATCGAGTTGTTGCTGGGATCTACACCAGTTGCTAAAGCTCCGTATCGATTAGCACCATCCGAGATTCGTGATATGATGTCGCAAATTCAGGAGttgctagatc CTCCTGTATCTGCTGCATTAGTGATACAGTGGAATGATACGCGAGAAAGAGAGGATGATATTAGTGATGAACATGATTGA